The proteins below are encoded in one region of Pseudonocardia sp. DSM 110487:
- a CDS encoding DUF4142 domain-containing protein — MLRRIPRILRGAVVITVLLAVSASVYQSWATGAPGTSGWTQTQWGPLGPADRDLLIKVRLAGLWEGPTGQQAEQMATSADVREVGRKLAEEHAQLDEEVRSVADQLGVPLPSGPTAQQMGWMADISSRTGSDYDRTFVQVVREAHGMILPAISEVRSSTQNDLVREFAETGNEFVTRHHQYLESTGLVDYTALPHHGPGLLGGGTDMSDLLVPFLVFIAALLAAVALVWGLRNKSAPNRRQRVTVPQPPISHAATRLPELSAVAAIPAPRAVGIDDTGPIPVINDVPVAVVTDSGAYRLSPDSGTHAAVPRRRSTTTLADTGSHRAVDDTDTNRSVSTSGSHRMPRSRRARHSTRR; from the coding sequence ATGCTCCGCCGGATCCCCCGAATACTCCGCGGTGCCGTCGTCATCACGGTGCTGCTCGCCGTCTCGGCCTCGGTGTACCAGTCCTGGGCCACCGGGGCGCCCGGCACGAGCGGCTGGACACAAACCCAGTGGGGCCCACTCGGGCCCGCCGACCGTGACCTGCTCATCAAGGTGCGGCTCGCCGGGCTCTGGGAAGGCCCCACCGGGCAGCAGGCCGAGCAGATGGCCACCAGCGCTGATGTGCGTGAGGTCGGCCGCAAGCTCGCCGAGGAACACGCCCAGCTCGACGAGGAGGTGCGCAGCGTCGCCGACCAGCTCGGCGTTCCGCTGCCCAGCGGGCCCACCGCCCAGCAGATGGGTTGGATGGCCGACATCTCGTCGAGGACCGGCTCGGACTACGACCGCACGTTCGTCCAGGTCGTGCGCGAGGCCCACGGCATGATCCTCCCGGCGATCTCCGAGGTGCGCAGCAGCACCCAGAACGACCTCGTCCGGGAGTTCGCCGAAACCGGCAACGAGTTCGTCACCCGCCATCACCAGTACCTGGAGAGCACCGGGCTCGTGGACTACACCGCGCTGCCGCACCACGGCCCCGGCCTGCTCGGCGGCGGCACCGACATGAGCGACCTGCTCGTGCCGTTCCTCGTGTTCATCGCCGCGCTGCTCGCCGCGGTCGCCCTGGTCTGGGGCCTGCGCAACAAGTCGGCTCCCAACCGCCGCCAGCGCGTCACCGTCCCCCAGCCCCCCATCTCGCATGCCGCCACGCGCCTCCCGGAGCTCTCCGCTGTGGCGGCGATCCCCGCACCGCGCGCCGTGGGCATCGACGACACCGGCCCCATCCCTGTCATCAACGACGTTCCTGTGGCCGTGGTTACGGACAGCGGCGCATATCGCCTGTCCCCGGACTCCGGCACACACGCGGCCGTCCCGAGGAGGCGCAGCACCACCACGCTGGCCGACACCGGCTCCCACCGGGCCGTCGACGACACCGACACCAACCGATCCGTCTCCACGTCCGGTTCCCACCGGATGCCGCGCTCCCGGCGAGCGCGGCACTCAACGCGGCGCTAG
- a CDS encoding RNA methyltransferase — translation MDVEADAAGPSEWAVAGQVGVGPWPGGSMAWPSDERYDPDLLERGDARNVVDAYRYWRRDAVAADLELRAHPFHVAIENFGHDHNIGTVVRTANAFAAAGVHIVGRRRWNRRGAMVTDRYLRVHHHDDVAGLAEFANGHGLTVVAVDNTPGAARIETARLPRDCMLLFGQEGPGVTGEARAAAALTVSIAQFGSTRSINAGVAAGIAMHAWIRQHADLDAAW, via the coding sequence ATGGATGTGGAGGCTGACGCGGCCGGGCCGAGCGAGTGGGCGGTTGCCGGCCAGGTGGGTGTGGGCCCGTGGCCGGGTGGGTCGATGGCGTGGCCGAGCGACGAGCGGTACGACCCGGACCTGCTCGAGCGCGGTGACGCGCGCAACGTCGTGGACGCTTACCGGTACTGGCGCCGCGACGCGGTGGCCGCTGACCTCGAGCTGCGGGCCCACCCGTTCCACGTCGCCATCGAGAACTTCGGCCATGACCACAACATCGGCACGGTGGTGCGCACGGCCAACGCGTTCGCCGCTGCGGGCGTCCACATCGTCGGTCGCAGGCGCTGGAACCGGCGTGGGGCGATGGTGACCGACCGCTACCTGCGGGTTCATCACCACGATGACGTGGCCGGCCTCGCGGAGTTCGCGAACGGCCACGGCCTCACCGTGGTGGCCGTGGACAACACGCCGGGGGCCGCGCGGATCGAGACCGCGCGGCTGCCGCGTGACTGCATGCTGCTCTTCGGTCAGGAGGGCCCCGGTGTGACCGGTGAGGCAAGGGCCGCGGCCGCGCTGACCGTTTCGATCGCCCAGTTCGGCTCCACCCGGTCGATCAACGCGGGCGTGGCCGCAGGTATCGCGATGCACGCCTGGATCCGGCAGCACGCAGATCTCGACGCCGCCTGGTGA
- a CDS encoding ferric reductase-like transmembrane domain-containing protein, translating into MDQRLLRATWLGGLGVIVSAPSLVYLALPSSGGLWHRLSVLTGLLALSALVSAAVLPSRLRSLNRAFGIESVIDLHRFLGVATASLVFAHLACVVAAEPANITLLDLTTAPGRAKAATISTLALVALAGLTVLRNQARLSYELWKLSHVTLAATALLAAALHVLLLDQLVRNAVIGTMFVLFALMLAIVFGHRWVWRPMFDPSTQFVVHDIRRENPTVSTLVLAPCSRDGGPATTWAFSPGQFAWIRLDRSVIAQEHPFTIASSAHSDATEFTIRHTGDFTKALRRLPIGASVWVDGPHGAFTNDIETSAGFVMIAGGVGITPMMSMLRTAAHRCDPRPYRLIVVASAPEDLLFRAELAQLRRIIDLEVTEVLRRPVEGWSGPTGDVNAELLSAVLGGTPPPAEVDCFICGPPALVTDALGALELLGATPDRIYTEQFDMA; encoded by the coding sequence ATGGACCAACGGCTACTGCGCGCAACCTGGTTGGGCGGCCTCGGGGTGATCGTAAGCGCCCCCTCGCTCGTCTACCTCGCGCTGCCGTCGTCCGGTGGGCTCTGGCACCGGCTCTCGGTCCTCACCGGTCTGCTCGCGCTGTCGGCACTCGTCTCAGCGGCCGTGCTGCCGTCGCGGCTGCGCTCGCTCAATCGCGCCTTCGGCATCGAGTCCGTCATCGACCTGCACCGCTTCCTCGGTGTTGCCACCGCGTCGCTCGTGTTCGCCCACCTCGCCTGCGTGGTGGCCGCCGAGCCGGCCAACATCACCTTGCTCGACCTGACCACCGCCCCCGGTCGGGCGAAGGCGGCCACGATCTCGACGCTCGCGCTGGTCGCGCTGGCCGGGCTCACGGTGCTGCGGAACCAGGCGCGGCTGTCCTACGAGCTGTGGAAGTTGTCGCACGTCACGCTCGCGGCCACCGCGCTCCTCGCCGCGGCCCTGCACGTCTTGCTGCTCGACCAGCTCGTGCGCAACGCCGTGATCGGCACCATGTTCGTGTTGTTCGCGCTGATGCTGGCGATCGTTTTCGGGCACCGCTGGGTGTGGCGCCCGATGTTCGACCCGTCCACCCAGTTCGTCGTCCACGACATCCGGCGCGAGAACCCCACCGTGAGCACGCTGGTACTCGCCCCCTGCAGCCGGGACGGCGGGCCGGCGACGACCTGGGCATTCTCCCCCGGGCAGTTTGCCTGGATCCGCCTGGACCGCTCGGTGATAGCCCAGGAGCACCCGTTCACGATCGCGTCGAGCGCCCACTCCGACGCCACCGAGTTCACGATCCGCCACACCGGCGACTTCACCAAGGCACTGCGCCGCCTCCCCATCGGCGCCTCGGTCTGGGTTGACGGTCCGCACGGTGCCTTCACCAACGACATCGAGACGTCGGCAGGCTTCGTCATGATCGCCGGCGGCGTCGGCATCACCCCGATGATGAGCATGCTGCGCACCGCCGCCCACCGGTGCGACCCCCGCCCGTACCGGCTCATCGTCGTTGCCAGCGCCCCGGAGGACCTGCTGTTCCGGGCGGAGCTCGCGCAGCTGCGGCGCATCATCGACCTCGAGGTCACTGAGGTGCTGCGCCGGCCCGTGGAGGGCTGGTCGGGTCCCACCGGCGACGTCAACGCCGAACTGCTATCCGCGGTTCTCGGCGGAACCCCGCCCCCAGCGGAGGTGGACTGCTTCATCTGCGGTCCGCCGGCCCTCGTCACCGATGCCCTCGGCGCCCTGGAGCTCCTGGGCGCCACTCCCGACCGCATCTACACCGAACAGTTCGACATGGCTTGA